One Leucoraja erinacea ecotype New England chromosome 3, Leri_hhj_1, whole genome shotgun sequence genomic window carries:
- the hand2 gene encoding heart- and neural crest derivatives-expressed protein 2, giving the protein MSLVGGFPHHPVVHDGYPFAAAAAAAAASRCHEESPYFHGWLISHAEMSPPDYTMGPNYSPEYANGGGGLDHTSYGAVSSAAAAAAAVAAGTRPTKRRGTANRKERRRTQSINSAFAELRECIPNVPADTKLSKIKTLRLATSYIAYLMDLLAKDEQNGETEAFKAEIKKVDVKEEKRKRELNEVLKSTVSSSDKKTKGRTGWPQHVWALELKQ; this is encoded by the exons ATGAGTTTAGTTGGAGGATTTCCTCATCACCCTGTGGTACACGATGGTTATCCTTTCGCCGCggccgcagcagcagcggccGCCAGCCGCTGTCATGAAGAGAGCCCATATTTCCACGGTTGGCTCATCAGTCACGCCGAGATGTCCCCGCCAGACTACACCATGGGTCCCAACTACAGCCCCGAGTACGCGAacggcggcggcggcctggatcACACGTCGTACGGGGCAGTTTcctcggcggcggcggcggcggcggcggtggctGCGGGCACCAGACCGACCAAGCGCAGGGGGACGGCCAATCGCAAGGAGAGGCGCAGGACTCAGAGTATCAACAGCGCCTTCGCCGAGCTGCGGGAGTGTATCCCCAACGTGCCCGCGGACACCAAGCTATCCAAGATCAAAACCTTGCGCCTAGCCACCAGTTACATCGCCTACCTCATGGACCTCCTGGCCAAAGATGAGCAGAACGGAGAGACTGAGGCCTTCAAAGCGGAAATCAAAAAAGTCGATGTCAAAGAGGAAAAGAGGAAGCGAGAGTTG AATGAAGTTCTGAAGAGTACAGTCAGCAGCAGCGACAAGAAGACAAAGGGACGGACTGGTTGGCCGCAACACGTCTGGGCTTTGGAACTGAAACAATGA